Below is a genomic region from Fusarium oxysporum Fo47 chromosome VIII, complete sequence.
TTGTCCCACTCTTCCCTTATTCGCGACAACCCGACTGGCCCTATAACAAAGCCGGCGCACCTTTGTCGCAGATCTCTGGTGCTTCCAAAGACTACACATTTGAGAGTGTTCCTCCCACGCCTCGTCCAGGTGGCCCTAAGTCAGCTGGCCTGCCCAATGGTGTCAACAACTTGACCGAGAAGCTCTCAAAAACAGCTCTCGCAAACGAGGGCGCGACAAATGGTGCTAACGGCAATAATGGCGTCTTCAGCACTCCTCGTCGCTCAGACACCATCTCGAGCAGCACCTCTGAGGCCCGTGGACACCACGCAGAGAACTCGACCTCTTCCCAGAGGAATGCTTACACCACTCACGACTATGAGAACCAGTCAAACATCTCTGCTTTCCAGCCTAAGCCTGGTTACAAGCAGTGGATCGCTCAGGCTGGTACTCTCGTTGCCGACTTGCTCACCTGCGCCGGTGCCGATCATATTATCACGATGGACTTGCACGATCCTCAGTATCAGGGCTTCTTCGACATTCCTGTCGATAACCTGTACGGAAAGGCGCTACTCCAGAACTACATCCAATCTCAAATTCCTAATCACCACACCGCTGTCATTGTGTCTCCCGATGCTGGAGGTGCAAAGCGAGCTACTTTGATTGCGGACAGTCTCAAGACTGACTTTGCTCTGATTCACAAGGTAATACCACAGAATTCTGATTTTGCTGCTTTTGAAAACTCATGTCTTGCTACAAAGGAGCGACGGCCCATTCGATTTACCGAGCATCGTAACGCCAGTATGATGCTAGTTGGAGATGTGTCAAACCGCATCTGCATTCTAGTTGACGACATTGTCGATACTGGTAACACGATCACGCGTGCTGCgaagcttctgaagaaggagggcgCTACTCAAGTCTATGCCCTCGTCACCCACGGTGTCTTCAGTGGCGACGCTATCGCTCGCATCAATGCTTCTGCCATTGACAAGATGCTTGTAACCAACTCTGTTCCTCAAAACGAGCATCGCCGTCTTTGCCCTAAGCTTGAGGTACTCGATATCTCGGCCGTTTTTGCTGAGGCTATCCGTCGTGTTCATCACGGCGAGTCTATCAGCGTCCTTTTCCAGCACAACTAGAGTGCTGGAAGCGCACTTACGGTTTGTCAACAGGATTTCATCTACTCAAATCATATGAGGGCTCGTTTCCTCATGAATAGCACCACGTCGAGATTACTGGGTACTCGTGTTTTCACGGGACATATCCCTCTGCCACGGATGTCGCAAAGTTTATCCCGAGTTGCGACGCGCTGAAATGATATGGGATATTTTCGTTTTGGAGTTTACCGGGGAGCTTCTGCATCATACTGCATTCGCCGTCCGCCAGATTTGGTTTGCTGgcgtttctttttctctaAAAATTTCCCATTTACACTCACCAAACAACATCGATAAGGTACTTGGACCGGCACACGACAGTGTGCAACGAAGATTATTGGAGGGAGGGATTTGGTTGAACGACTGCAGCGCGGGTTGGGGCACGGGTTAACTTGCTTTCTGCTATGCTGCACAATTTCACCTATTCCTTAGCCTGGACTACCGTGTTCTCCTTTCCTGGGACctaattcttctctttgcTCTACACAATCTTTCCTAAACATCTGTCTTGGGGTAATACCTGTATTTCTTACCTTTCGAGGTTGGAAAAAGAGTGGTATGCTTGGAGATATAAACCAAAGGACATTTCTCGGAGATTCGGTTCTCTCATCCTAGTCCTGAAAACGCATAGAAGTAAAATCAAAACGTAGACATTTGGATCAACCAAAAGTAGACAGGTGCTGGCCTAGTTGCTGTGCTGTGACGGGAGACTAGGTCGGCGGTTCAGTTAGCCTTGCAAATGGCGATGCTGTCAAAAAGTTCaagaaataaatataagaaaaaaaTGTTAAATATGTCACTTCATGCTGTTCCGGAATGTCGATCGTAAGACGAAAAGTAGATAGTTCCATCACCAGTCAAGTGAGCAAGTATAGTTGTGAAGAGAAATATCATAGTAGAAAGGTTTTTATTACTACCTATGATCTACTTACTGGATGTCCCGAGTCTGGTTCTCAGCTAACTCCCCTATAGAAAAACAAGAGTACTCATAACTCGTAATTCGTGACAAGGCGGGCACATATTCTCTATATCTGTCAGAAAGGGGTCCCCAATTTGTTGATGCCACTACGTCTCCGTAATATTACTCATGGATTGCAACATCTGAAGATCGGACGGGATCTGCCATCCATGGGACACAGCCGCTCGTCGGTACGCATCCACAGCCTCGAACATACTGTAGTCCATGTTCCCCGAACTTCTATTACCGCGATAACCATGGACTCTTTCGAGACGAGCTGGAGGGTCCCTTTCGCAGAGATTCATTCTGACTTCAAGGAACACCTTTTCCAGTGAAAGAGCCGGGGACCAACCTGAGTTTGTGAGCAGCTCTGAGCATATAGCGCCGCCAATTGTGACATGACCTCCACCTCCTTGAGCAAAAGGTAGAAAGCGAGGTCGTATCACACGAACGAAAGGCGGCGAGATTGGAAAAGAAGCACCAAATCGAAGCTCGAGCACGATACTCGAGCATCCATGGCTGGCCATGTCTTTGGCAAGTAGTAGGTCCGAGTCGAAACTGTGAAGCTCGACGAACCAATGGAAGAGGTTATCCAGCTTGTCAAAGTCGATGTACCATCCCAGCGTGGCCAGGTTGGTTTTGGACTGGGTCCTTTGTAGGTCTTTGATCTGGCTGTTGAGTGCGCGTAGAGCagctggtgatgatgatgcccaCGTAGGTTCGGCAAGTTTAGGCAGAGAATCAATATCAAGCTGACCTGGTTGAAATGGTGTTACATCGTCAGGTCCTTGTTGTGTTTCACCCAGACCCGAGTCTGTAGACGTCCGCCGTCTTTTTCGTGTTCCTACGAACTGGAGGtcatcaccttcatcatccGAGGCTAGTAGAACATCGATATCGTCGCTTGTTTCAGGGCTTTCCAAAGAGCTTGAATCGTTGAGATTAGGGCTTCCGTTTGAATCCGAATCATCGAGAACGATAGGATGGTCTATGGATGAACCCGTGCCATTCTGCTGGCCTTGCCGGAATGCACGTCGACGAGACTTTGGTATGGCTGATAGAGGGATATGAATTCGTTGCTGCCGTCCATAAGCTAATTGGTAAGCAGGGTCTTGTTCGATATAATACTCATCCTGCACCCTATCAGGAAATAATCCTTCAGAGGATAGGGGGACTGCGGATTCTGGTTGAAGTGCTTGGACTTCAAGAAAGAGATAGCGGCATTGTATCCAATCGATCCTGTTGACGACAAAAAATGGATCCGTCGACACAAATTGAGATGGATTATTGACGATCTCACACATG
It encodes:
- a CDS encoding phosphoribosyltransferase-like protein, coding for MVRNIVVLGGNSHPQLTENVCQILGVPASNRILGKFSGGESRCEIKDSVRGKDVYIIQSGSGNVNDNLIDLCIMISACKTGSAKRVTAVVPLFPYSRQPDWPYNKAGAPLSQISGASKDYTFESVPPTPRPGGPKSAGLPNGVNNLTEKLSKTALANEGATNGANGNNGVFSTPRRSDTISSSTSEARGHHAENSTSSQRNAYTTHDYENQSNISAFQPKPGYKQWIAQAGTLVADLLTCAGADHIITMDLHDPQYQGFFDIPVDNLYGKALLQNYIQSQIPNHHTAVIVSPDAGGAKRATLIADSLKTDFALIHKVIPQNSDFAAFENSCLATKERRPIRFTEHRNASMMLVGDVSNRICILVDDIVDTGNTITRAAKLLKKEGATQVYALVTHGVFSGDAIARINASAIDKMLVTNSVPQNEHRRLCPKLEVLDISAVFAEAIRRVHHGESISVLFQHN